A genomic segment from Ptychodera flava strain L36383 chromosome 8, AS_Pfla_20210202, whole genome shotgun sequence encodes:
- the LOC139138732 gene encoding uncharacterized protein, whose protein sequence is MHVNAFLLVYFIHWMHETRALENVALHKVVDVVPISGNATSLPYLSDGDQGTCAATTKKVYKPTFVIDLGGYYSVTNVIMDTVHANCKGGASHKSIKITIGNSYDITENERCFQGDIADKFVRRSVHCSEPIIGRYATLTKLKQSSILERTMCMCEMEVWGQFVEPVISCPDDIEASALPQEMTATVTWDFPTVFNYSRNLKVSGSHDRGSEFHIGNTVVTYTAVDAWNNSLSCQFTVTLRESLLDEIMRNLSSLGKGNEVSDNVVDVAETIANMEMLSDVTFSLSKINEGTLETGRTMDIADAILSALDTGLTILRTYNRVNSTTLEPEDHLIGVVIDTVERLSKFVLTSVTPGSGPIIFETPSIVLHAETDTTEEISDTFVSLGDGNGFRIPPSATLHLTSGLTINLVAIRLKRTSLLMMEDGSGLTDVLSLSFTERNGTRIEVANADEDIGILYGINRSDSSSGSYASGVYFKADDVTYFGWNFEISQQTHGMNIAVIRSSEILQLNATVHVQFLSEVQHQDDNIRGQNFSRIIRFSGREASIIIPRQNPLESGQCYMNVTIPHRQRVKLSLLLMQQTCQYFNRQTTSWDTKGCRASEATSNDSILCLCKDLPT, encoded by the exons ATGCATGTGAACGCTTTCCTACTGGTTTATTTTATTCACTGGATGCACGAGACTAGGGCATTAG aaaatgttgccCTCCACAAAGTAGTGGACGTGGTCCCCATCAGCGGGAATGCAACCAGCTTGCCTTATTTGAGTGATGGTGACCAAGGCACGTGTGCTGCAACTACAAAGAAAGTATACAAGCCTACTTTTGTTATCGACTTAGGAGGTTATTACAGCGTGACAAACGTTATCATGGACACAGTGCATGCTAACTGTAAAGGCGGAG CATCTCATAAAAGCATCAAAATAACGATAGGTAACTCTTACGATATTACTGAAAATGAAAGATGTTTTCAAGGAGATATTGCAGATAAGTTTGTTCGACGTTCAGTTCACTGTTCCGAGCCTATCATTGGAAGATACGCCACACTGACCAAATTAAAACAATCTTCAATCTTAGAGAGGACCATGTGTATGTGCGAAATGGAAGTATGGGGGCAGTTTGTTG AGCCCGTCATTTCATGTCCGGATGACATAGAAGCCTCTGCACTGCCGCAAGAGATGACAGCAACTGTGACTTGGGATTTTCCAACGGTCTTTAATTATTCGAGAAATCTGAAAGTCTCTGGAAGCCATGATCGCGGAAGTGAATTTCATATTGGAAACACGGTCGTGACATATACGGCCGTGGATGCTTGGAACAACTCATTGTCATGCCAATTTACTGTTACATTGCGAG AATCTTTATTGGATGAAATTATGAGAAACCTATCAAGTCTGGGAAAGGGGAATGAAGTGTCGGACAACGTCGTCGACGTGGCTGAG ACCATAGCAAACATGGAAATGCTATCAGATGTTACTTTTTCACTATCTAAAATTAACGAAGGAACACTGGAAACAGGAAGAACCATGGACATAGCTGATG CAATTTTGTCGGCACTTGACACTGGGCTCACCATTTTGAGAACCTACAATAGAGTCAATAGCACAACTCTGGAGCCGGAAGATCATTTAATAGGCGTTGTCATCGACACAGTGGAGCGTCTTTCGAAGTTTGTTCTCACCAGTGTCACACCTGGCAGCGGTCCCATTATCTTCGAAACCCCGTCTATCGTGTTACATGCGGAAACAGACACTACGGAGGAAATTTCCGACACTTTTGTATCCCTAGGAGATGGTAATGGTTTTCGTATTCCCCCAAGTGCAACGCTGCACCTGACTTCCGGTTTGACTATCAATCTTGTT GCCATTCGCTTGAAAAGGACATCACTGCTAATGATGGAAGATGGAAGTGGTTTGACAGATGTGCTTAGTTTGTCGTTTACCGAAAGGAATGGTACAAGGATTGAAG TTGCAAATGCAGATGAGGATATAGGTATTCTGTATGGCATTAATCGATCAGACTCGAGCTCGGGGAGTTATGCGTCaggtgtttattttaaagcagATGATGTAACATATTTCGGATGGAATTTTGAG ATTTCGCAGCAAACTCACGGAATGAACATCGCTGTAATTAGAAGCTCAGAAATCCTGCAGTTGAACGccacagtacatgtacagttcCTCAGTGAAGTCCAGCATCAGGATGATAATATTCGTGGTcagaacttctcgagaattatcAGGTTTTCTGGGAGAGAAGCCAGTATTATCATTCCAAGACAGAACCCGCTGGAAAGTGGACAATGTTATATGAACGTCACAATTCCACACA GGCAAAGAGTAAAACTCTCACTGCTTTTGATGCAACAGACGTGCCAATACTTCAACAGACAAACAACAAGCTGGGACACTAAAGGCTGCAGG GCTTCAGAGGCAACATCGAACGATTCCATCTTGTGTCTATGTAAAGACCTGCCTACCTAA